Below is a genomic region from Deferribacterota bacterium.
TTCAACTAATCTATTTGTTGTTAAATCCATCCCATAACAGTGCCTACAAACCCCGAAATCTGCTTCACATGTTATAACAGATCGAACCATAACACTATCTAAACCTGCTTTTTCAATTTTTTTAGCTATTTCTTCAGTAATCATAGTATTGGCTAAAACAATAACCTCATCAGTAACAGGGTCAAACACATCTTCTAGGGTATATCTACCTAAGATACGTTCAGATAAGGACTCTACAACTTCAGTCCCTTCCATTAAAGCGCTTATTTCAATACCATTAATTGTCCCGCAATCATCAATTGTCGCAATAACATCTTGGGCAACATCAACCAATCTCCTTGTCAAATATCCAGAATTAGCTGTTTTTAAAGCTGTGTCAGCTAAACCTTTTCTGGCACCATGGGTTGAAATAAAATATTGTAGCACTGTTAAACCATCTCTAAAATTGGAAGTAATAGGTGTTTCTATAATCTCTCCTGATGGTTTTGCCATAAGACCTCTCATACCAGCAAGTTGACTTATCTGTGTTTTGGACCCTCTTGCTCCAGAATCAGCCATAATATATATTGGATTATAATATCTATCTCTTTTATTTTTCGCTTTTTTATCGCCCCCTTGCCTTGAAAGTGTATCCATAAGAATTGCCGTAATTTTGTCATTTGTAGTAGACCAAATATCTATAATCTGGTTATACCTTTCTCCTGCTGTCAATGCTCCTTCTCTATAATGCGCATCAATCTCATGAACCCTCTTTGTGGCCTCCTCCAGTAATTTCTCTCTTTCTGGAGGGATAACAAGATCCTCAACTGTTATTGAAAAACCAGCCTTTGTAGCATAATAAAAGGTTAAATCCTTTAACTTGTCTAAAAATTTCGCCGTCTTATAACTACCTAATTTTTTGTTTATATGCTCTACTAACTTTGACAATTCTTTTTTATCAAAAACCCTATTAATTCTTTCAAATTCAACCTCTTCTGGTATCGCTGAATATAAAATAACTCTACCAGTTGTTGTTTTATACATAACATTATTAATCCTAAGATTTATATTAGCGTGTAAATCAAGTTTACCATAATCATAGGCACACAAAACTTCACTTACTGAAGAAAAAATCTTTCCCTCTCCGTCAGCATTTTTCATAGCCCTTGTTAAATAATAAGCCCCTAAGACCATATCTTGTGATGGAACTGCCAGCGGTTTCCCATTAGCAGGTGACAAAATATTATTAGTTGACAACATCAAAACCTTTGCTTCCATTTGAGCTTCAAATGACAGTGGTACATGTACTGCCATTTGGTCACCGTCAAAATCAGCATTATAACCTGCACACACTAAGGGATGCAGCTGAATTGCTTTACCCTCAATTAATTTTGGTTCAAATGCTTGTATACCAAGCCTATGTAATGTAGGTGCTCTGTTAAGTAATACTAGATGTTCTGTTATAACTTCCTCTAATATATCCCAAACCTCGGGTTGTTGTTCCTCCACAATCCTCTTTGCATGTTTTATCGTTGTTGCTATACCTTTTTCCTTCTCTAATTTATAGTATAGAAAAGGTTTAAAAAGCTCTAAGGCCATAATTTTAGGTATACCACATTGATACATCTTCAAATGTGGGCCAGCAACAATAACCGACCTACCTGAATAATCAACTCTCTTACCCAGTAGATTTTGTCTAAATCTACCTTGTTTACCTTTAATCATATCACTTAATGACTTTAAAGGCCTTTTATTTGATCCCTTTATAGTCCTACCTCTTCTACCATTATCAAATAATGCATCAACTGCTTCCTGAAGCATTCTCTTCTCATTTCTTATAATAATTTCAGGGGCATTCAATTCTATTAGTTTCCTAAGCCTATTATTTCTATTTATAACTCTTCTATATAAATCATTAAGGTCGCTTGTTGCAAACCTTCCCCCTTCTAAAGGTACTAATGGTCTTAGTTCTGGTGGAATTACAGGTATTACATCTAATACCATCCATTCAGGTTTGTTCGTGCTCCTTCTAAAAGACTCTACAACATTAAATCTTTTATAGAGTTTATTCTTCTTTTGCAGGCTATTTGTTTCCTTTATCTCTTGTTGTAGTTCAACTGCCAAAAGATCCAAATCTACTTTCTTTAACAATTCTTTTATAGCCTCTGCACCCATTTTTGCTGTGAAAGCTTTAGAGCCATACTCTTGAATAAGTTTATTATATCTCTCTTCCGTTATGAGCTCTCTCTCTTTCAAGGGCGTATTCTTTGGATCAATGACTACATAAGATTCAAAATAAACAACCCTTTCGATATCTTTTATTGATAAGTCTAATATCGAACCAATTTTTGAAGGTGCACTTTTAAAAAACCAGATATGACAAACAGGTGAGGCAAGTGATATATGCCCCATCCTCTCTCGCCTTACCTTAGATTGTATAACCTCAACACCACATTTCTCACATACAATACCTCTGTGCTTCATTCTTTTATACTTGCCACATAAACACTCCCAATCCTTTACAGGGCCAAATATTTTAGCACAAAATAAGCCGTCTCTTTCTGGCTTAAAGGTTCTATAATTTATAGTTTCAGGTTTAGTAACCTCACCATAAGACCAACTTAAAATCTTTTCAGGAGATGCAATTTTTATCCTTAATGCATC
It encodes:
- the rpoC gene encoding DNA-directed RNA polymerase subunit beta'; translation: MNNKRVPLIQESDRDVSFDALRIKIASPEKILSWSYGEVTKPETINYRTFKPERDGLFCAKIFGPVKDWECLCGKYKRMKHRGIVCEKCGVEVIQSKVRRERMGHISLASPVCHIWFFKSAPSKIGSILDLSIKDIERVVYFESYVVIDPKNTPLKERELITEERYNKLIQEYGSKAFTAKMGAEAIKELLKKVDLDLLAVELQQEIKETNSLQKKNKLYKRFNVVESFRRSTNKPEWMVLDVIPVIPPELRPLVPLEGGRFATSDLNDLYRRVINRNNRLRKLIELNAPEIIIRNEKRMLQEAVDALFDNGRRGRTIKGSNKRPLKSLSDMIKGKQGRFRQNLLGKRVDYSGRSVIVAGPHLKMYQCGIPKIMALELFKPFLYYKLEKEKGIATTIKHAKRIVEEQQPEVWDILEEVITEHLVLLNRAPTLHRLGIQAFEPKLIEGKAIQLHPLVCAGYNADFDGDQMAVHVPLSFEAQMEAKVLMLSTNNILSPANGKPLAVPSQDMVLGAYYLTRAMKNADGEGKIFSSVSEVLCAYDYGKLDLHANINLRINNVMYKTTTGRVILYSAIPEEVEFERINRVFDKKELSKLVEHINKKLGSYKTAKFLDKLKDLTFYYATKAGFSITVEDLVIPPEREKLLEEATKRVHEIDAHYREGALTAGERYNQIIDIWSTTNDKITAILMDTLSRQGGDKKAKNKRDRYYNPIYIMADSGARGSKTQISQLAGMRGLMAKPSGEIIETPITSNFRDGLTVLQYFISTHGARKGLADTALKTANSGYLTRRLVDVAQDVIATIDDCGTINGIEISALMEGTEVVESLSERILGRYTLEDVFDPVTDEVIVLANTMITEEIAKKIEKAGLDSVMVRSVITCEADFGVCRHCYGMDLTTNRLVELGETVGIIAAQSIGEPGTQLTMRTFHIGGATSAAAEESTLYSKHDGYVKLEDINFVKNRVNQNVVLNRNGELVIQDDTGRNLERYSIAYGTRIFVNDGDKVKKDDILAEWDPYSSVIINEVKGRVAFGDIIEGETLKEDIDPITGLSQKIIVSLTREKKQPRISVKDENNKTIKRYILPVGAIILVDEGVEVHSGDIIAKVPKEAQKTKDITVGLPRVAELFEARKPKDPAIISEIDGIVKIESGVRGTRKVIIENPDTGDKKSYNISVQKYLNVRDGDRVKAGEPLVDGLVDPHDILSVLGEEALERYLVNEIQEVYKKQGVSINDKHIEVIARQMLQKVIIEDPGDSDYIHNEEVYKREFIKVRQELLEKGMVPPRGKPILQGITKAAVNTESFISAASFQETTRVITDAACSGKIDQLRGIKENVIMGRLIPAGTGSEHIKDKKYKFIKKIV